The following coding sequences are from one Sphingomonadaceae bacterium OTU29LAMAA1 window:
- a CDS encoding 16S rRNA (uracil(1498)-N(3))-methyltransferase, translating into MTATPAWPPQSTPRLFVDQRLEAGPLRIDGPAAHYLVSVMRMAPGDPLKLFDDQTGEWLAIAAQVGKRDLNVDVSTCLRAREPVPDLWLCSAPLKKGRVDWLAEKACELGVDRLVPVLTQRTIVDRPKLDRLRSHMIEAAEQCARTALPALAEPVKLAALLRDWPAGRTLFFADETGGVPALKAMRSRPGPAAILIGPEGGFTSDEREAIRAHPQAVGVGLGPRILRADTAAAAAVSLWMAAAGDW; encoded by the coding sequence ATGACCGCAACCCCTGCATGGCCGCCGCAGTCGACCCCGCGCCTGTTCGTCGATCAGCGGCTGGAGGCCGGGCCGCTGCGCATCGATGGGCCGGCAGCGCATTATTTGGTGTCCGTAATGCGCATGGCGCCGGGCGATCCGTTGAAGTTGTTCGACGACCAGACGGGCGAATGGCTGGCCATTGCGGCTCAGGTCGGCAAGCGCGATCTTAACGTCGACGTGTCGACATGTTTGCGCGCACGGGAGCCGGTTCCCGACCTATGGCTATGTTCGGCGCCGCTGAAGAAGGGCCGGGTCGACTGGTTGGCCGAGAAGGCGTGCGAGCTGGGCGTCGATCGGCTGGTGCCGGTGCTGACGCAACGGACAATAGTGGATCGGCCCAAGCTCGATCGGCTGCGCAGCCATATGATCGAAGCAGCGGAACAGTGCGCACGTACGGCGTTGCCGGCGCTGGCCGAGCCGGTGAAGCTGGCGGCATTGCTGAGAGATTGGCCGGCCGGACGGACGTTATTCTTCGCCGACGAAACGGGCGGAGTGCCTGCGCTAAAGGCGATGCGTTCGCGCCCCGGCCCCGCAGCGATCCTGATCGGACCGGAGGGGGGCTTCACATCGGACGAGCGCGAGGCGATTCGCGCGCATCCTCAGGCGGTTGGCGTAGGTCTGGGACCCCGCATCCTGCGCGCCGACACGGCGGCGGCGGCGGCAGTGTCGCTGTGGATGGCGGCGGCGGGCGACTGGTAG
- a CDS encoding histidine kinase — translation MATLPAPPRPALNVRPFFENKSRAFWTLQAVGWTGYLLLRGASTLTNLSLDVIIPVIFEAIVGYCVTLLLSTLYGYFRGLPRAPGLILTILAFAFATLFSAFLDAFTWSLIQNGQPGVTIPRMLVSFYVTFTALFGWSALYFGINFYLIVEDQIDQMQHLENQASSAQLAMLRYQLNPHFLFNTLNSISTLVLLKQTERANAMLSRLSSFLRYTLANEPTAHVTVAQEVETLKLYLEIEKMRFEERLRPKFEIDQAAERARLPSLLLQPLVENAIKYAVSTQEEGAEICVRVRLAGDRVQIGVSDTGPGLQDGRAMPSLSTGVGLPNIRERLIQAYGPDHRFETRTTPAGGFSVDIEIPFQLDDLSREAA, via the coding sequence ATGGCGACCCTTCCCGCCCCACCCCGCCCCGCACTCAACGTGCGACCATTCTTCGAGAACAAGAGCCGCGCGTTCTGGACTTTGCAAGCAGTCGGCTGGACCGGCTACTTGCTGCTCCGCGGCGCATCGACGCTGACCAACCTGTCGCTCGACGTCATCATCCCGGTGATTTTCGAAGCGATTGTCGGCTATTGCGTCACGCTGCTGCTGTCGACGCTGTACGGCTATTTCCGGGGTTTGCCGCGCGCGCCTGGACTCATCCTGACGATTCTAGCCTTCGCCTTCGCCACGCTATTCTCCGCATTTCTCGACGCATTTACCTGGTCGCTCATCCAAAACGGTCAGCCGGGGGTCACGATTCCGCGCATGCTGGTGTCATTCTACGTCACCTTCACAGCGCTGTTCGGCTGGTCGGCGCTGTATTTCGGAATCAATTTCTACCTGATCGTCGAGGATCAAATCGACCAGATGCAGCATCTGGAGAATCAGGCGTCGTCGGCACAGCTCGCGATGCTGCGTTATCAGCTGAACCCGCACTTCCTGTTCAACACGCTTAATTCGATCTCAACGCTGGTGTTGCTGAAGCAAACCGAGCGGGCCAACGCCATGCTGAGCCGTCTGTCCTCGTTCCTGCGGTACACTCTCGCGAACGAGCCCACTGCGCATGTGACGGTCGCGCAGGAGGTGGAGACCCTGAAGCTGTATCTGGAGATCGAGAAAATGCGGTTCGAGGAGCGGCTGCGGCCGAAATTCGAGATCGATCAGGCTGCGGAACGTGCACGTTTGCCGTCGCTGCTGCTCCAGCCACTGGTTGAGAATGCGATCAAATATGCGGTCAGTACGCAGGAGGAAGGCGCGGAAATCTGCGTTCGCGTGCGGCTCGCCGGGGATCGCGTGCAGATCGGCGTATCCGACACCGGACCGGGTTTGCAGGACGGCCGTGCGATGCCAAGCCTTTCAACCGGCGTAGGTCTCCCCAATATTAGGGAACGGCTGATCCAGGCATACGGCCCGGATCACCGTTTCGAGACGCGTACCACGCCGGCTGGAGGCTTTTCGGTGGACATCGAAATACCCTTCCAGCTCGACGATCTGAGTAGAGAGGCCGCATGA
- a CDS encoding LytTR family DNA-binding domain-containing protein, translating to MTIRTILVDDEPLAIQGLELRLQAHDDIEIIEKCSNGREAIRAIKTHKPDLVFLDIQMPGFDGFSVVQGLMEVEPPLFVFVTAYSDHALRAFEAQAVDYLMKPVEESRLADTIERVRQRLSEKRGVEEVEKLKEVLAEHAPEAAADMADGGGDAVSANRFEKLINIKDRGQIFRVDVDTIERIDAAGDYMCIYTGDNTLILRETMKDLEKRLDPRRFQRVHRSTIVNLDLVKQVKPHTNGECFLVLDSGASVKVSRSYRDVVARFVH from the coding sequence ATGACGATCAGAACCATCCTGGTGGACGACGAACCACTCGCGATCCAGGGGCTGGAGCTAAGGCTTCAAGCGCATGATGATATCGAGATCATCGAAAAATGCTCCAACGGCCGCGAGGCGATCCGGGCAATCAAGACGCATAAGCCCGACCTCGTCTTCCTCGATATCCAGATGCCGGGCTTCGACGGCTTTTCTGTCGTGCAAGGCTTGATGGAGGTGGAGCCGCCGCTGTTCGTCTTCGTCACCGCCTATTCGGATCACGCGCTGCGGGCGTTCGAGGCGCAGGCGGTCGATTATTTGATGAAGCCGGTCGAAGAGTCCCGTCTTGCCGATACGATCGAACGCGTGCGGCAGCGGCTGAGCGAAAAACGCGGCGTCGAAGAGGTCGAGAAGCTGAAGGAGGTTCTCGCCGAGCATGCGCCTGAAGCGGCGGCGGACATGGCGGACGGCGGCGGCGATGCGGTCAGCGCGAATCGCTTCGAGAAGCTCATCAACATCAAGGATCGTGGCCAGATTTTTCGCGTCGACGTCGACACGATCGAGCGGATCGACGCGGCCGGCGATTACATGTGCATCTACACCGGGGACAACACACTGATCCTGCGGGAGACGATGAAGGATCTGGAGAAGCGTCTCGACCCCCGACGTTTCCAGCGCGTTCACCGGTCAACCATCGTCAACCTGGATCTCGTCAAGCAGGTGAAGCCGCACACGAATGGCGAGTGCTTCCTGGTGCTCGACTCGGGCGCGAGCGTTAAGGTCAGCCGCAGTTATCGCGACGTCGTGGCGCGTTTCGTCCACTAA
- the ubiA gene encoding 4-hydroxybenzoate octaprenyltransferase: protein MLAEPRSDQIVPDSEHRGLVGRLPPLPRGLALLARLDRPIGWWLLFWPGAWAVALAGGAVSHWPLICWILIGSIAMRGAGCVYNDIVDRDLDGQVARTRARPIPSGLISVKLAWVWLLLLCLAGLVVLLQLRAIAAIVAVASLAPVAVYPFMKRITWWPQAWLGLVFSWAALVGWSEVAGDLSLPMWLLYAGCVAWVIGYDTIYALQDREDDAMIGVRSSALRMGSHVKGGTAAFYAIAIAFWGVAIWQVRPDALAVLALLPVGAQLIWQVATLIPNDGDNALARFRSNRFAGLLMFLACAVVGLSAG, encoded by the coding sequence ATGCTAGCCGAACCCCGTTCCGACCAGATCGTCCCCGACAGCGAACATCGTGGCCTCGTCGGGCGTCTGCCGCCACTACCGCGCGGCCTCGCGTTGCTCGCCCGGCTCGATCGTCCGATCGGTTGGTGGCTGCTGTTCTGGCCAGGCGCCTGGGCGGTGGCCCTTGCTGGTGGTGCGGTCTCGCACTGGCCGTTGATCTGCTGGATTCTCATCGGCAGCATCGCGATGCGCGGGGCTGGCTGCGTCTACAACGACATCGTCGATCGCGATCTGGACGGGCAGGTCGCCCGCACGCGTGCGCGGCCAATCCCAAGCGGCCTGATATCCGTCAAACTCGCTTGGGTCTGGCTGCTCCTGCTCTGCCTCGCCGGCTTGGTCGTGCTGCTGCAACTGCGGGCCATTGCCGCGATTGTCGCGGTCGCGAGCCTTGCCCCCGTCGCTGTCTATCCCTTCATGAAGCGGATCACCTGGTGGCCGCAGGCGTGGCTGGGCCTCGTCTTCTCCTGGGCGGCGCTGGTCGGGTGGAGCGAGGTCGCAGGCGATCTCTCCCTGCCGATGTGGCTGCTGTACGCCGGCTGCGTGGCATGGGTGATCGGATATGACACCATCTACGCGCTGCAAGATCGCGAGGACGACGCCATGATCGGCGTGCGCTCCTCCGCATTACGGATGGGCTCGCACGTCAAAGGCGGCACTGCCGCGTTTTATGCGATTGCGATCGCATTCTGGGGCGTCGCCATCTGGCAGGTCCGGCCTGACGCGCTGGCTGTACTGGCCCTGCTGCCGGTCGGTGCCCAGCTGATCTGGCAAGTCGCGACGCTGATACCCAATGATGGCGACAACGCCCTCGCGCGCTTCCGCAGCAACCGCTTCGCCGGCCTGCTGATGTTCCTTGCCTGCGCCGTCGTGGGTTTGTCGGCAGGGTGA
- a CDS encoding TldD/PmbA family protein: MLTPDQARDRAADIVALAARAGADAADAVFAADASIDLSVRLGALEDVGRSESEELGLRVFVGRRSASVSTSDLSDDAVSALVERAVAMAREAPEDKWSGLAPQDRLMNGAPPLLDLDDGGTLTPAELRELALEAEDTARAVPGVTNSEGGGASASRSIWALATSHGFAGAYAATAYSLSASVLAGDAANGMERDYAHHAARKRAHLESAADIGRRAGERAVARINPGRIASGPMPVVLDPRVGSSLLGHLTGSISGQAIARKTSFLLNALGTQVFADGVTVRDDPHRPHGLRSRPFDGEGLSVSPVALIENGMLESWLLDSGSARQLGLEPTGHAARGVGGSPGVSPSNLYMEAGDVPVATLIADIADGVYVTELIGQGVNGVTGDYSRGAAGFRIVGGQIADPVAEFTIAGNLKDMFRALTPANDLEFRYGTNVPTLRIDGMTVAGG; the protein is encoded by the coding sequence ATGCTGACACCTGATCAGGCGCGCGATCGCGCAGCCGATATCGTAGCCCTTGCCGCACGCGCCGGAGCGGATGCCGCCGACGCGGTCTTTGCCGCCGATGCATCGATTGATCTTTCAGTCCGCCTCGGCGCGCTGGAGGATGTCGGACGGTCGGAAAGCGAAGAACTCGGGCTGCGTGTTTTCGTCGGCCGGCGTTCCGCCAGCGTTTCGACCTCCGATCTTTCTGATGACGCCGTTTCGGCCCTGGTCGAGCGGGCCGTTGCGATGGCGCGCGAAGCGCCCGAAGACAAATGGTCCGGCCTTGCCCCGCAGGATCGTCTGATGAACGGCGCGCCGCCGCTGCTCGATCTCGATGACGGTGGCACGCTGACCCCCGCCGAACTGCGCGAGTTGGCGCTGGAGGCAGAAGACACCGCCCGCGCCGTGCCCGGCGTGACCAATAGCGAGGGTGGTGGCGCCAGCGCATCCCGGTCGATTTGGGCGCTGGCGACCAGCCACGGGTTTGCCGGAGCCTATGCCGCTACCGCCTACAGCCTGTCGGCAAGCGTGCTGGCTGGCGACGCGGCGAATGGCATGGAGCGCGATTACGCGCACCACGCCGCCCGCAAGCGCGCGCATCTTGAATCGGCTGCCGATATCGGTCGTCGCGCCGGCGAGCGTGCGGTGGCGCGGATCAATCCGGGCCGGATCGCCAGCGGACCGATGCCGGTCGTGCTCGATCCGCGTGTCGGTTCGTCGTTGCTCGGCCACCTCACCGGCTCCATTTCCGGGCAGGCGATCGCACGCAAGACCAGCTTCCTGCTCAACGCACTGGGTACTCAGGTGTTCGCGGACGGCGTCACCGTGCGAGACGATCCGCACCGGCCCCATGGCCTGCGGTCACGTCCCTTCGACGGCGAGGGCCTGTCGGTGTCTCCGGTGGCGCTGATCGAGAATGGGATGCTGGAGAGCTGGTTGCTGGACAGCGGTTCGGCACGGCAGCTGGGCCTAGAGCCGACCGGCCACGCCGCTCGCGGCGTCGGTGGATCGCCCGGCGTTTCGCCCAGCAATCTCTACATGGAGGCAGGCGACGTGCCGGTCGCCACCTTGATCGCCGATATTGCCGATGGCGTGTACGTCACCGAACTGATCGGGCAGGGCGTCAACGGCGTCACCGGCGACTATAGCCGCGGCGCAGCGGGCTTCCGCATCGTCGGTGGACAGATCGCCGACCCGGTTGCCGAGTTCACGATCGCAGGCAATCTGAAGGACATGTTCCGCGCTCTGACACCAGCCAACGATCTCGAATTCCGGTATGGCACCAACGTGCCGACGTTGCGCATCGATGGCATGACCGTCGCGGGTGGCTGA
- a CDS encoding 3'(2'),5'-bisphosphate nucleotidase CysQ, producing MADPRADLTAAVAQVAHEAGQMALARWRTDFSRWEKTPGSPVCEVDLDVDRMLRARLAGLLPAAGWLSEETVDSPDRLAQAQVWVVDPIDGTRDYIRGRKGWAVSIALVEDGRATIGVLDAPARGERWSAAVGQGAWRNGVRLRAGNRIELNGARVPTDALPKVDRHLVMVHKPNSIALRMAMVAADEADLVATLRWGNEWDIAGAAVIASEAGAGVSDATGASLRYNKPNPTAFGVMVAAPGIHDAAVDWLRDRASAILMR from the coding sequence GTGGCTGATCCCCGCGCCGATCTGACGGCCGCCGTCGCTCAGGTCGCGCATGAGGCGGGACAGATGGCGCTCGCTCGCTGGCGAACGGATTTCTCGCGCTGGGAAAAGACGCCGGGCAGTCCGGTGTGCGAAGTCGATCTGGATGTCGACCGGATGCTGCGCGCACGGTTGGCGGGCTTGCTGCCGGCCGCAGGCTGGCTGTCCGAGGAGACGGTCGACAGTCCGGATCGGCTGGCGCAGGCGCAGGTCTGGGTGGTCGATCCGATCGACGGTACGCGCGATTATATCCGCGGGAGGAAAGGCTGGGCGGTGTCGATCGCTCTCGTGGAGGACGGTCGGGCTACCATTGGCGTGCTCGACGCGCCCGCGCGGGGGGAACGATGGAGCGCTGCAGTCGGGCAGGGGGCCTGGCGGAATGGCGTCCGCTTGCGGGCTGGCAATCGTATCGAGCTAAACGGCGCGCGTGTTCCGACGGATGCCCTACCGAAGGTCGACCGACATCTGGTGATGGTCCACAAGCCGAATTCCATTGCCCTGCGCATGGCAATGGTCGCCGCCGACGAGGCTGATCTCGTCGCCACGCTCCGTTGGGGGAACGAATGGGACATCGCCGGCGCTGCGGTGATCGCGAGCGAGGCCGGGGCTGGCGTCAGCGATGCGACCGGCGCCTCGCTGCGCTACAACAAACCCAATCCTACCGCATTCGGCGTCATGGTCGCCGCGCCGGGCATTCACGATGCCGCCGTAGACTGGCTACGGGATCGCGCGTCGGCGATACTCATGAGATAG
- a CDS encoding lmo0937 family membrane protein has protein sequence MLWTIAVILLILWLLGVSLNIAGGLIHILLVIAIIVGLIQLFTGRRAL, from the coding sequence ATGCTGTGGACGATCGCCGTGATCCTGCTGATCCTCTGGCTGCTGGGCGTGTCCCTCAATATCGCTGGCGGGTTGATTCACATCCTGCTGGTGATTGCGATCATCGTCGGCCTTATCCAGCTCTTCACCGGGCGACGCGCCTTGTAG